The DNA segment GGGAGGAGTAGCTTCCGGAATGCCGGACGATCGTACGCGGCCGGTACCGGCCGGAGCGCGCCCATGAGGGTCGCGATCACCCACGACTGGCTTACCTCGTACGGGGGCGGTGAGCGGGTCGTCCGGGAACTGCACCGCATGTTCCCCGATGCGCCCATCTATACCGCCGTCTACGACCCGTCCCGCGTCCCCGCGTCCGCGCGGGAGTGGGACGTCCGGCCGTCGTTCCTGCAGCGCATCCCCTTCGCCAAGCAGAAGTACCAGTTCCTGCTGCCGCTCATGCCGCTGGCGTTCGAGCAGTTCGACATGAGCCGGTACGACCTGGTGATCACCTCCAGCAGCGCCTTCGCCAAGGGCGTCATCACCTCGCCCGGCGCCGTGAACGTCTGTTACTGCCACACGCCCTGCCGGTACATCTGGGACCTGTACCACGACTACACCCGCGGGCACCGGGCGCGGGCGCTGATCGCGCCGGCCGCACACGCGCTGCGCGTCTGGGACAGGCTCTCGTCCGACCGGGTCGACCACTTCGTCGCCAACTCGTACGAGGTGGCCTCCCGCATCCGCCGGCACTACCGCCGGGACTCCGAGCTGATCTACCCGCCCGTGGACGTGGATCGCATCACGCCCAACGGCAGGGACCCGGACGACTTCTACCTCGTCGTCTCGCGCCTGGTCCCCTACAAGCGGGTGGACCTGGCGGTGGAGGCGGCGAACCGCCTGCGGCGGCGGCTGGTGGTGGTGGGCGACGGGACGGAGCGCAGACGCCTCGAGGCGCTCGCGGGTCCGACGGTGGAGATCCGCGGGTGGCAGAGCGACGAGTCGGTGGCGGACCTGCTCGCGCGCTGCCGCGCCTTCCTCTTCCCCGGGTGGGAAGACTTCGGGATCGCTCCGGTGGAGGCGCAGGCCGCCGGACGGCCGGTGATCGCGTATGGCCGGGGCGGCGCGCTGGAGACGGTGGTGGACGGCGCTACGGGGGTGCTCTTCGACGAGCAGACCGTAGAGGCGGTCGTCGAAGCGATGCAGCGGGCGGACGGGATCGCCTTCGATCCGGCCGTGTGCAGGCGCAACGCGGAGCGGTTCGGGACCGAAGTGTTCCGGGCGCGGCTCGGCGCCGCCATAGAGCACCAGCTCCAGGCCGCGCGAGCGGCCCGGCCGACTCTTCCGTCCAGGGCCGAGTACCAGGAGTCCGCGTGACCGGCCGGGTCTCCGCGGGGGCGTCGACGTCCGGTCGGCGAAGGCGGCGTTGGTACTTTCCATACGTGCGAACCATATGAACAGTCGGGTGATCCCGGGTACGGCCATAGAGCCGCCCGTACGCAGCCTGTCCGACACCGACGTGCGGCAGGCCGTGGACGCAGCGATCCGGCGCGGGTGGCTGGAGATGGGGCGGCGGGCGTCCCGCATCTTCGTCCTCATGCTGACGGACATCGCCGCCGCGCTCGGTGCGGCGTCCGCCATGCTCTCGCTTCGGCCGGATGCCTGGCCCGCCGGCTTCGGGAGCGCGGCCGCGAGCTGGAGCACGTTCGTCGTCGCGGTATGCATCCAGCCCCTGGCGCTCAGCGTGAGCGGCGCGTACCGGGCTGGAGAGAGCCGGGTGAGCTTCTGGCGCGTGCTGCTGGGGCTGCTCCTGGGCGTCTCGGCGACCGGGATGCAGGCGTTCCTGGTGGGGGGGATGGGCGCGCCGCTCCGGGTCGAGGCGCTGGGGCTGCTCGCCTATGTCCTCTGGGCCACGATCGCGA comes from the Longimicrobiaceae bacterium genome and includes:
- a CDS encoding glycosyltransferase, with product MRVAITHDWLTSYGGGERVVRELHRMFPDAPIYTAVYDPSRVPASAREWDVRPSFLQRIPFAKQKYQFLLPLMPLAFEQFDMSRYDLVITSSSAFAKGVITSPGAVNVCYCHTPCRYIWDLYHDYTRGHRARALIAPAAHALRVWDRLSSDRVDHFVANSYEVASRIRRHYRRDSELIYPPVDVDRITPNGRDPDDFYLVVSRLVPYKRVDLAVEAANRLRRRLVVVGDGTERRRLEALAGPTVEIRGWQSDESVADLLARCRAFLFPGWEDFGIAPVEAQAAGRPVIAYGRGGALETVVDGATGVLFDEQTVEAVVEAMQRADGIAFDPAVCRRNAERFGTEVFRARLGAAIEHQLQAARAARPTLPSRAEYQESA